The Malus domestica chromosome 10, GDT2T_hap1 genome contains a region encoding:
- the LOC114827520 gene encoding monooxygenase 1-like isoform X2 translates to MEVGDEEIGIAIVGGGICGLATALALHRKGFTSVVLERSESLRATGGGITIRANGWRALDELGVASKLRQTALPLQGARDIYPHNGKQQKISYGGAEARCLKRSDLITTLAESLPVGTIRLGCQAISVKLDSLTSYPTLQLHNGSTIKATVVIGCDGTKSVVADFIGVKPSKPFMLSEVRGFTVYAGGHNFGNEFVQVKGDKNTIGRLPVHDNLVYWFVSHQVHGGQDPSKVSKDPELIRQFTLQSILEEFPSEMVDMIRKSELESVSHVRLRYRPPWEIVVQNFRKGSVTVAGDAMHVMGPFIGQGGSAGIEDAIVIARSLAPALAKNYYKKWSGRNGMMVEVGEAFDKYVKERRMRLVMLSTQTYLLGLLQQDSGSMLKFVCLILMATLFSDVIRHTRYDCGRL, encoded by the exons atggaagtAGGCGATGAAGAGATAGGGATCGCCATTGTTGGTGGTGGAATCTGCGGCCTCGCAACTGCCCTTGCTCTTCATAG AAAGGGGTTTACAAGTGTAGTGTTGGAAAGATCAGAATCCCTACGTGCTACCGGAGGAGGTATCACTATTCGGGCAAATGGTTGGCGAGCCTTGGATGAGCTTGGTGTGGCCTCAAAGCTCAGACAAACTGCCCTACCACTTCAAGG GGCCCGCGACATATACCCTCATAATGGCAAGCAACAAAAAATATCATATGG AGGTGCGGAAGCACGATGCTTGAAACGGAGTGATCTGATCACAACACTAGCAGAGAGCTTGCCAGTTGGTACCATACGCCTTGGATGCCAAGCAATCTCTGTTAAGTTGGACTCGTTAACTTCCTATCCAACTCTTCAACTCCACAACGGAAGCACCATCAAAGCCACG GTTGTGATCGGATGTGATGGAACAAAATCAGTTGTTGCAGATTTCATCGGGGTAAAACCATCAAAGCCGTTCATGTTATCGGAGGTTAGAGGTTTTACAGTTTACGCAGGTGGTCATAATTTTGGAAACGAGTTTGTACAAGTTAAGGGTGACAAGAACACAATTGGAAGACTTCCAGTTCATGATAACTTGGTCTACTGGTTCGTCTCTCACCAAGTGCATGGCGGACAAG ATCCGTCGAAGGTTTCAAAGGATCCAGAGCTCATTCGACAATTTACATTACAATCAATACTCGAGGAATTTCCTTCAGAAATGGTAGACATGATAAGAAAGAGTGAACTAGAATCAGTATCTCACGTGCGCTTGAGATATCGTCCGCCATGGGAGATAGTAGTACAAAATTTTCGAAAAGGAAGCGTGACGGTGGCTGGAGATGCCATGCATGTGATGGGGCCTTTCATCGGTCAGGGAGGCTCCGCAGGCATCGAAGACGCCATTGTTATTGCTAGAAGCTTGGCTCCCGCATTGGCCAAAAATTACTACAAAAAATGGAGTGGAAGGAATGGAATGATGGTTGAAGTGGGAGAGGCTTTCGACAAGTATGTGAAAGAGAGAAGGATGAGATTGGTGATGCTCTCTACACAAACTTATCTACTTGGTTTGCTGCAACAAGATTCAGGGTCGATgcttaaatttgtgtgtttaatCTTGATGGCTACTCTATTTAGTGATGTAATTCGTCACACTCGATATGATTGTGGACGTCTTTAA
- the LOC114827520 gene encoding monooxygenase 1-like isoform X1, with protein sequence MEVGDEEIGIAIVGGGICGLATALALHRKGFTSVVLERSESLRATGGGITIRANGWRALDELGVASKLRQTALPLQGARDIYPHNGKQQKISYGGAEARCLKRSDLITTLAESLPVGTIRLGCQAISVKLDSLTSYPTLQLHNGSTIKATVVIGCDGTKSVVADFIGVKPSKPFMLSEVRGFTVYAGGHNFGNEFVQVKGDKNTIGRLPVHDNLVYWFVSHQVHGGQADPSKVSKDPELIRQFTLQSILEEFPSEMVDMIRKSELESVSHVRLRYRPPWEIVVQNFRKGSVTVAGDAMHVMGPFIGQGGSAGIEDAIVIARSLAPALAKNYYKKWSGRNGMMVEVGEAFDKYVKERRMRLVMLSTQTYLLGLLQQDSGSMLKFVCLILMATLFSDVIRHTRYDCGRL encoded by the exons atggaagtAGGCGATGAAGAGATAGGGATCGCCATTGTTGGTGGTGGAATCTGCGGCCTCGCAACTGCCCTTGCTCTTCATAG AAAGGGGTTTACAAGTGTAGTGTTGGAAAGATCAGAATCCCTACGTGCTACCGGAGGAGGTATCACTATTCGGGCAAATGGTTGGCGAGCCTTGGATGAGCTTGGTGTGGCCTCAAAGCTCAGACAAACTGCCCTACCACTTCAAGG GGCCCGCGACATATACCCTCATAATGGCAAGCAACAAAAAATATCATATGG AGGTGCGGAAGCACGATGCTTGAAACGGAGTGATCTGATCACAACACTAGCAGAGAGCTTGCCAGTTGGTACCATACGCCTTGGATGCCAAGCAATCTCTGTTAAGTTGGACTCGTTAACTTCCTATCCAACTCTTCAACTCCACAACGGAAGCACCATCAAAGCCACG GTTGTGATCGGATGTGATGGAACAAAATCAGTTGTTGCAGATTTCATCGGGGTAAAACCATCAAAGCCGTTCATGTTATCGGAGGTTAGAGGTTTTACAGTTTACGCAGGTGGTCATAATTTTGGAAACGAGTTTGTACAAGTTAAGGGTGACAAGAACACAATTGGAAGACTTCCAGTTCATGATAACTTGGTCTACTGGTTCGTCTCTCACCAAGTGCATGGCGGACAAG CAGATCCGTCGAAGGTTTCAAAGGATCCAGAGCTCATTCGACAATTTACATTACAATCAATACTCGAGGAATTTCCTTCAGAAATGGTAGACATGATAAGAAAGAGTGAACTAGAATCAGTATCTCACGTGCGCTTGAGATATCGTCCGCCATGGGAGATAGTAGTACAAAATTTTCGAAAAGGAAGCGTGACGGTGGCTGGAGATGCCATGCATGTGATGGGGCCTTTCATCGGTCAGGGAGGCTCCGCAGGCATCGAAGACGCCATTGTTATTGCTAGAAGCTTGGCTCCCGCATTGGCCAAAAATTACTACAAAAAATGGAGTGGAAGGAATGGAATGATGGTTGAAGTGGGAGAGGCTTTCGACAAGTATGTGAAAGAGAGAAGGATGAGATTGGTGATGCTCTCTACACAAACTTATCTACTTGGTTTGCTGCAACAAGATTCAGGGTCGATgcttaaatttgtgtgtttaatCTTGATGGCTACTCTATTTAGTGATGTAATTCGTCACACTCGATATGATTGTGGACGTCTTTAA